From the Anguilla rostrata isolate EN2019 chromosome 5, ASM1855537v3, whole genome shotgun sequence genome, the window TGTGCACTCGCGTGAGAAGCCCGTTCGGGCCGTCTGGGTTTTTTTACCCTGAGGAGCGTAGCGCACGTTAGCAATATTGCGCTCGCCTTTAACGCACATGCATTGTGGCACTTCATAATTCTTTTATACGTTTACATTTTATGcgtttagcagactctcttatccagagggatcTGTACAGCGTGCATTCTTTAGCATATTTACTGGAGCAAGCTGCGCGCTCGCCTTGCTTGAGGGTACAAAACTGGCAACATCCTGTGCTGCGATAGGACGCCATTGAGCCTCCCTAacgttctgtgctgtgctgttataGGACAGCACTGACCCTCTCTCTAACATCCTGTGCTGTGATAGGACAGCGCTGACCCTCTCTCTAACATTCTGTGGTGTGATAGGACATAACTGAGCCTCTCTCGAACATCCTGTGCTGTGATAGGACGGCACTGAGCCTCTCTCGAACATCCTCTGCTGTGATAGGACGGCATTGAGCCCATGTGGGAGGACGAGAGGAACAAACGCGGAGGACGATGGCTGATCACGCTCAACAAACAGCAGCGCCGGGCCGACCTGGACCGCTTCTGGCTGGAAACGGTGAGtgaagcccccccctccccgcaccaTCTTAGCCCCGatctgacccccaccccccaaatctcACATCTGAGGCACTCCCACTCTGTCCCCTATTGCCCTCCGATTACCTCCAGGTCCTCTTCTGTTGGAGAAGCACCTCAAGCCTCCCCACGGGTTCTTGAAGGCTCTTTATTTTCAATGAGGAACATTTTAGCTCAAGAAGGTGCTTAGATTTCGCTTGAAGGCTCTTGAATGTCTGTTAGCCAGCAGGTTTCGCGAAAGTCTCCTTTCCCTCTGACTAAACCCTCACGATGAGAATCGGCGGCAGCATTCGCTTCTACGCACGGCCCTCAAAGACTTTGAATAAGACCCTCGGAATCCCTTGAATTGTGTGCGGCAGCCCCGATCCTAACCGTGCGGTTCTTCCCTGATCCTAACCGTGCGGTTCTTCCCTGATTCTAACCGTGTGGTTCTTCCCTGATCCTAACCGCGCTGTCCAGCCCTGATCCTAACCGTGCGGTTCTTCCCTGATCCTAACCGTGCGGTTCTTCCCTGATCCTAACCGTGCGGTTCTTCCCTGATCCTAATCGTGCGGTTCTTCCCTGATCCTAACTGGGCGGTTCTTCCCTGATCCTAACCGTGCGGTCCTGCCCCAGCTCCTGTGCCTGATTGGAGAGGCCTTCGATGACTACAGCGACGAGGTGTGCGGGGCGGTCGTCAACATCCGGACGAAAGGCGACAAGATAGCCGTGTGGACGACCGACTACGAGAACCGGGAGGCCGTGACCCATATAGGGTGAGTGGACCCCGAGCGCTCggtctgtgcgtgtgccagTGATGTGTGTTTACATTGTGCAACTGCGATACTGTGGCATAACCTTACAGTCTGAGCAGGCTGCGCTTAAcattacagcactatgagccagACCCAGGTGCTCAAAACCTTACGGCACTCtgaccctcctcctccctcctcccccctccccaaacagctTTGTTTCTCACTCAGATGGAAAGACAAATCTGTCTTTATATCGAGTTTAGTACCATCTTGCCGGTAGGTGCTGTGAATGTGCGCTGAATTGGCATCTGGTTCTCACTGCCCGGAGTGCTCAGTTACCgttctctcacccccccccccttccccttacAACTGCGATGCCCGCTTGACTGCTGCTGCTATAGAAACTAAATATTGCATTTACCGTTAGAATGgtctttgatttgatttgagcgagtgagtgagtgaggattGAGAATCTTTTCGGCGTCGGTGTGTCTCTAAAGTGGTTTCCCCTTCCCTGTCCCGGCCGCAGGAGGGTGTACAAGGAGCGATTAGGGGTCCCGCAGAAGCTGACCATCGGGTACCAGTCCCACGCGGACACGGCCACCAAGAGCGGCTCCACCACCAAGAACAAGTTCATCGTCTGAGGGCCCCGGAGGCGCCCCCCCGAAATCCGTacactttcactttttttttttttttaaactttttttttttttcccgttcgTTTTGTTTTCGAGATGACCGCGTCACGCAATCCACACCCAGGTTAAAACCaaagcttcttcttcttcttcaaaaacaaaaaagcagaacGGACTGCGTTCGATCGAATCTGGAGAAAACTCTGATCGCACGGTCACGCCGACTCGACCCTTCGGTCACACGAGCTCATCCTTTCAGCTGTTCACCGAAACCACAGGAAAGTCAAAAGGAACTTGAATTCTCACGCGTGTGCAATTAAATTTGCACATTAACCtcacaagaaaaaaggaaacaaaaaaaaaagatttgatgtAACGATGTCAAATAAAAGAACCATGTTTGTCTTTTAAATCTTCTGTTGATTAGTTTATACGGCAGACggcaggaaattaatttttgaatcTTTTTCAATTTGCTTTGTGCTTCTTCTCCGTACAGCAGTGCCATTGCTGTAATCCTTAATACTATTAcgccttttaatttatttcattaattttttgcCAGAAGATTTATATAGCCTCCACCATTTTTGGTTGTTTTCAAAGCttagtttggttttgttttagaGGGGTTTGGACTTTATAAAGAAGTGTAATCAAGCTAATGTGATTTGCTGTAGCTTCATTTTTTCTCGAGtattaacataattaaaattGGTTTTGCAATTCaatatagtgttttttttcttaatgatatTGTGGATTTTTTATGTAACTTGTAATTTTTACATTCCTTGCTATAAATGGTAAGatatatggggaaaaaaagaacctttgttttatgtttggctGCCTTTTCAGAcatgtattcattttgaatataatttgcTTTAATTGAATGCCTCGATTTGAAAGCCCCTTGTATAAAGacgaagaggaaaaaaagaacgtctgtaaataaacatgtacattgaactgtcttttttttgaaaaagcaaaacttATTTCACAGTGTACAATGGAAAAgatcatttctttaaaaaaaaaagaaaaatgttaagCAAATGATGTTGTCTTTCTGGAGTATTGAATTGTGAATTtcaataattaatcatttagTCTGCCACGGTcatgttctgtttattttgatgaaaaaaataccCGAAGTTGTTAGAGCTAATGAAGCTCTAAGTGCATTGGGTTGATTAGACTGACTGGTATTTAGGTACTGATGCGTTGTGACAGGATTGAGGAGTTTTAGAGCCAAAGTTAATTTATGCCATTGCAGTAAAGAGCTCGCAGTGCACTGATGAACTGCATTGAATACTCTGTCAGAACAGGCAGAGGTCTAAATGGACATTCAGCCTTACGTTGCATTTGGCTAATTAATAGCACTGGATAGTAGTTAGGAATGGTAGCCTTTAGCATTCTGTTTCTTTTGGAACTGGCATTTTCCCAGCTCGCACAGAATGTTCTcgcaatgttactggaatgttttgtcaatgttatgaCATTGCCACAACATGGGCAATGGcactgtgagaacattttgtctGTGCTGGGTTTGTAACAcgctttggtaagttgtaagctTTCTGTTCAGTGTTCGCTATCAGTAATGTTCTGGGTCCTGCATGGAATTGGGAAAACATAGATACCTTTACACGGGACTGTGGTTGTAGAACTATCGGTGGTTTTCCACAAAACCTTGAAGTTTAGGAAGTAGAGATGTGCTCCACATCGGCGGGGAAAGTGCCCCAGAGCCACACCCCCCGTCCCCTCAAGAGCGGGCATCTTTCTGTGTTTATAGTTAGACACGAACGCACAGCCATTGTGGAGACCGAGAGAACTGGTGCATCATTAAGTCTTGCTTCAGTTTAAAGTCACAACAATGCACAATATGGCAAAAGGGACCAATCAGTCTGCCTGGTTTGTTAGGAGTCACACGTTGAGTGGTAtttactgaactgaaaatggtTTAGCTGCTGTTCCCTGTGGCGGTCTATCGCCTTCACAAAGTTGTATGctaatttttcactttttatagatatatatatatatatatacacacacacattggaaGTTCTCATCCAGCTCTGTGCTTACTGAATATTTCATGATTCAACCTTAAAGCGggttcaaaaaaagaagaaagaatgtGATTAAACCTTAATGCTGCGCTTTGGTGAATGGAGGAGGGGTTCTTGCCGAACAGCTGTACCATTTCACCGGAGCGCTATCAGCCGATGAGAACGACGGAGCGATAATGAATCTCCCGGAAACGGTCGTTAATGACGTTCAGAGGGCAGGCCGGCGATATTTGTTTTCCTCGTTGCCGCCCGATTAAAAAGCGACTTGACGGCTTGTAATTGCTTTCCCGCGAACGTCACCGTTAACGAGCGGGAGCAAAGTGCGTCGCGCCGCCTCGCTGCTGGCGGCGGGGGGAAAAGGAAACGCTGAAGCCGCCGTCGCCCTCCCGACGAAGCCCGTCCTAATGGAGAGATGTGTCGGTGttggggatttatttatttatttttttgggttaTTGAATGCGGGCGGGGTCCCGTTTTCCATCCCTCAGCAAAAGCGGAACCTCTCGCCGCGGTTTCCAACGGAGGATAATCGATTTAACGTGACCCAAACCGACACCACGCGAGCCTCGGCTTAACGAAGGCGATCAAGTATCCTCGCGAGAAAATAATGTCTGTGTGGAGCAGCTGGCCTGGGAGTGGTCCAGCGGTTCCTGATAAGCAGGCCCACTGCTCGTTTTCTGCCTCAGATAGACCAGAGAAGTTGGACATGTGACCGGGAGACCAGTGTGTGCACTGGTTCATCCATGTCTCCAACTGGCCCAGATAGCTTTTTTCTGTGCAAGGAAGGGTATCTGTGATGCTGAAATTAGTTTCTGACATCCTtctggctttacaatggcacGTATTAGgacataagtgtgtgtgtgtgtgtggggggggggggtctctaaTCTAAAGCATTTAAAGTAACTCCAATGCAGCGTGTACAGCATTTTGTCTTCAGTGTACGTATAGGCAGATTAACTTCATAGCGTTTATTCCCGACTGAGAACATTAAAAATCAGACTTTATTCCGTGCCGGTTCTCCTTTCTTCCCACTTCACAAGCGGCTCAcgtttttcctgtgtttttttccctccaaaagaCCAGCGGAGTGATATTGATTTCAGATGCCACACCACAGCTTCCTTCAGCGCCGGTTGTGTTTCCAATCGAAATAagattaaacatattttcatctTTTGAAGAATAACCGGGCAAAATATGCACATGTACAAGTTCTGGAGGCGTAACATTGCCGTTCGAGCTTCTTTGGAGCTACTTGGAGAGCATTTTCTGGCTTTGGACCAAAGTAAAAACCTGCCTGACCCGATACCAGCTATTGTAAACCCAGCAGGTATTCTGACAACAAGGACATCTACAAAGTAAACAGTGCAGCGTAAAGCAGAGCTGAAACTAAGGAGAGAGGATCACAGTGAATGGAAGATCTGATGTGTTTATCGATTTAGTGCAGGACAGAGTTCCTGTCAGCTTACGATTCATCTGAAGAAGGGCAGAGTTATGCACATGATCTGCAGCCTAAGTGCGAGAAGCGTCTGTTCATTCTGCTTTTTCATGCGCACAGAGCATCGCACCACACCAACTTAAGCTGCAGTCCCTTTTCACCCAATGAAAGGGATTcgagtgcagaaaaaaaaaaaaatcaggcgTTGCAAACTGTGGGCTGTACTCATCTTGAACACTAGATGGCGATGTCGCTCCACCCATAGCTCCCAGCCGTAGCCTGGAAAcccgggggggggcgtgccGGATCGATCCCGCTGACGCGGCTGAGTGGAGCCGCGCTGTCGCCGTGCGCACGCGCGACACCGCCGCCCCAAACGCCACGGCGAGCGCTCTAATTAGGACATCAGCGCCGCTCTCCGTCTTCggcgggtaaaaaaaaaaacgtgtctgCGAGCGGCAGCTGGTTCTGAAGCGTTTAAATGTTCCCGGTGCCCAGGGCGGCCGCTTAGCCTCGgcttcaggagagagagagagggagacgcagGACGGAGAgattcgggggtggggggtgggggcggaggaaGCGGGCCTCGCGGTGTCTCTGGCGCGAGGATCGGTCTCAGGCTCGGCCGTGACGCACATCGGAACCGCTGCACCATTTCAACGCACCCCCCCACTTCTTACAGCCTAAGAGATGACTGGCAGTCTGAAGTGGCTGCATCTGTGGAGCAGAGACTTTCAAAGATGCCACAGCGGTGAGTTCATCGCACTTAGGAGCCCTGCATTACAGTCCCCCTACCCTGCAATCCGCAATTTCCTTCATTcctgtatcccccccccctccacccccccacacccgagCCCCAATTCCACATCTCACGCAATATCCAGCACCCCCACTGTGTAATGGCCCCGCCCGTCCCCGTGCCTCCTCCCTGCCCGCCAGCGTTCGCACCCTGTTCTCCCTCTGTTTGGGAGAAGGATTCGTTCTGTTGTTGCGTGAgagatgtgcttttttttttttactgaggaGGGTGTGGAAGGGGCTGCTGTTTAGAGCAGGTGTGCACAGATTAAACTGCCTCACCCTGCTACACCTCTCTTTCAACcgctctatatctctctctctctcactctatctctctttcctctctccttgtGCCTTTTCAATCACCTGCCCCCGCACTCCCTcttgtctctccccctctctccccatccctctctctcctctttctatctctctccctctttcttcccaCTCCCTCGCtgtccacccctcccctctctccctttctccccctccctctccctccctccctccctctctctgtctctctccctctcccgctccctccctctctctccatttctccccctccctctcccctccctccctctctccctccctccctccctcccttccgtTTCTTCCCTTGATTGTGCTCTTGCATACTCTATGAGCTCCATCATAACTGTCACTCCCGACTGCAGAATTCAGTGGAGGCAAAAAATGTTTCGCCGCAATTACTGTGTCAAATGAGCTTTTTCATCAGCCGCTGCAGCCACAGTCACTGGCGGAGAACGCCAGTCTTCCCCCCGGTGCACGGACTGTCAGAAGGAGCCAGGGACGCCATCAGTCTTCGCCCGGCTCTCATATCACACCTTTGTCTTTCTTTCGTTCTTTCGCCGCGCTGCCCGGCGAATCCGATATAGCTCTATGAATAAAGGAAATCCAATTTGAGCCTCTCGTGTGATCTATAGAAACTACGTGTAATGTGATTGTTTAAGGATGTGATgtaagaggtttttttttttttttcccctcgatCCGTTGGCCTTTGCCGAACTTCAGTAGCAACTGCATTTCTCGGAGAAAGTAttggacatgttttttttttttgttccatttttttccccctgtgtcatttcgaaaatattttttattttattttttgattttaaaagtatagTTTACTTTTGAATTAATGTTCAgtgcatgtttttaattggcTCAGGCAGTTTTTTGTGAGCAgtgaaagatattttaaatgacattggTTTCTCAGCATCTGACAACcttacaatggctggtataggggCATCAACCGGTTTGTGGAAAAGCAAGAAAGCACACATCAACATGAATACTTTTAATCCTTCTCTCCTCCAAGACAAGTTATGCATTGCGAGGCCCAAACATACTGACTGCATAAACAAGGCTCAATGTTACTTGTCGTCTAGCCTCGGTAGTATGGCACAAACCTGAACCCATGAAATGGTGGCTTACTTTTTCACTAAACACCAATTTATGGAGTACCCAACTTGAGCATGCTAaatctgctagctagctacctagcacAACTCATCTTAAgacaagattttgtttttgcgaTGCTTAATATCTGAATATTCCTGGACCTGAATTGGGTTCGTCGCGTCATATTGAATAGAGCaaggctgcccaatcctgttcctggagatctagcaCCCTGTATGGTtatcactccaaccctaacaaagcacacctcattcaacagctagagcagggctgcccaatcctgttcctggagatctaccaccccggaatcaggtgtgccaaattggagctgaaatgaaagcctaccgGATGGCAGCgttccaggaacaggattgggaaGCCCTGGAATAGGGTATTCCTGAATCACACAGTCCCCATAGACTCAAATAGGTAGCTGACTTTGGTTCATCTTAGGTACCAATTAGCTGTTTGCTAAATTGCTTAGTTAGCTAAGTATAGAtagcataaacaaataaaggtagaaaaaaaaccattagc encodes:
- the eif4eb gene encoding eukaryotic translation initiation factor 4eb isoform X3 codes for the protein MWSFTETTSNPQNPEEEKTEEVSQEIVSPESYIKHPLQNRWSLWFFKNDKSKTWQANLRLISKFDTVEDFWALYNHIQLSSNLMSGCDYSLFKDGIEPMWEDERNKRGGRWLITLNKQQRRADLDRFWLETLLCLIGEAFDDYSDEVCGAVVNIRTKGDKIAVWTTDYENREAVTHIGRVYKERLGVPQKLTIGYQSHADTATKSGSTTKNKFIV
- the eif4eb gene encoding eukaryotic translation initiation factor 4eb isoform X2; the protein is MALCLWEKTQANVPSARWLRRETTSNPQNPEEEKTEEVSQEIVSPESYIKHPLQNRWSLWFFKNDKSKTWQANLRLISKFDTVEDFWALYNHIQLSSNLMSGCDYSLFKDGIEPMWEDERNKRGGRWLITLNKQQRRADLDRFWLETLLCLIGEAFDDYSDEVCGAVVNIRTKGDKIAVWTTDYENREAVTHIGRVYKERLGVPQKLTIGYQSHADTATKSGSTTKNKFIV